caacatgattatgtaatgtgtgTCGGATCGCAGAGTGCaaaacaagcatttgtggttaaaaagtttaAAGTTCGAAAATAACAGATTGTTTTGCTAcgtaagactcttattcctcgtctgggatcatgtagagctctttgaagctgcactgaaactgacatttggaccttcaacccgttgaagcccagtgaagtccactatatggagaaaaattatagaaatgtttttctcaaaccataatttcttttcgactgaagaaagacataaacatcttggatgacatgggggagactaaattatcaggaaattttaattctgaagtgaactgatttaaatacatGCTAAATACCTGCATACACCATAACCACTGCAACATGTTTTGACCAGAAGGTAGTATCTGGAGTGTCTCTTCTCTTTGCTTTGGCAGTAAAGTTTTTTCTTGGCCAGTAGCAATATATAGCCTGTTGAGAGCAGATCAACATGTCAAGCCTCCAAAATAGACAGTAGCTgaaaaaaagttagttttagtAAAGGTTGTTCTCAAAAACTGTTGGGGCACCACTGAATTCcataatatgtttttttcctactatggaagtcaatggtcccaaacaactgtttggttacaaacattctttaaaatatattcctttgtgtttagcaaaacaaagaaatttatacaagtttggaacaaatgatgacagaattttcatttttgtgtgaactattcctttaagctACTCGGATATACTACAAATTGAAAATACCTCTTTTGTTACTTCAAGCCAGTTGGAAGGCACTACATCAACTGTGTTGTCCTGGGGGAACTTAATCACTGCATATCTCTGAAAGAGAAACCATACTGAGGGTTTGGAGCAAAAGGGGCATGAGCGCAATTGAAGTGATCTGATTCTGCACTTCAAACCCCTTTGGCTCCAAACCCTCGATAACTCAGATActgcacataaacacacaaatatatacataagTATTTAGCTCAATGGCCCTAGTTCCTTATAGCATACTACCTATGTTCCACTCTTAACATTAACTTCGGTTAACATTCTGTTATACAGACAAGTCCTCGCATTCTGTCCCCTTGACAGTTTACAAACCATATTTCCGCAATTCATCATTTACCAATTAAGTAATTACaaaatcaaaacatttttgaaaaacattatCATCATTTAAGATCCCTCATGCTTCATGACCTTCTTCTATGTTATATATAAATAGATAATTTGAAGAATACTCCTGACTGCTTTCAGCCACAAAATAAGGTGGggagaagaggaaaaaaaataccataaaataCTCCATTAAAGTGTACACTATCCCAAATCTTCTGAAGCCACATGACAGTTTTGCTTGAGCAACAGACCAAAAACAGTAAGAGAAAACCTAGTCCAATCAAAACCAAGATGTGATTTTGACACAATATGGAGGCATAGCATCCCCTAACACAAAGCAACCAGTCTCCACTTTGAGTCAGGTTGTTTTTTTCCACTACAAACCTAAACCATATCTTTGTTTGGTTATTATTAGCTAAACATACCAACCTTGCTATTGGTCTTAAATATCTCTCATGCACTAATATGGTGACCATGGTGAAAACTGCAAAACAACactgcttaaagggttaattcaccaaaaaatgaaatttgtcagtaattactcacccttgtgtcattcCAACCCTGTCAGTTCTTTTTTCATCTTCACAACACaaatgaatatttttgatgaaatccaagttttttttaatcctccatagaaagcaatgtattTACCATCATTcaaagtccagaaaggtattaaagacatcgttaaagtAGTCAGCAATTAAAAATGCCTTTCTGACCAATAGCCTTTGAGACAATTGTTTCATTCTGGTGTGCCTCACTTGGGCCTTATAAGCACCAATTAACCTGGAGTCACAAGGCTGCATGAATAGCGGCTCAGGGTTGTCATAAACACGACAAAGCACCATTCTATCCACTTTCCCTGTAGCATCTACCACAGAAACGACCTCACAACACTGTAAGTCACTGAGAACAAAGACATTGTTTGGTTTTTGTGTTTTCAACACAGCTGCAGGCTTGTTATTCAGTTCCTCTCTGTGCTTGTCAATTTCACCAAGACGTCTTATAATTTGTGACAGAGGGTTTCTACCTGAGCGTACTAGCCTCTTCAGCTGGTGCAGGTAATTTTCAAAGGGAAAAGCACTACACTCATCTAGCCCACCGTATGCATGTGCATCAGAAGCAAGGTGAACCATAGAGTGCACATTGTACACAAGGAACTCATCCCCATACAACTTTCTGCCTTCCTCTACAAAGTGAACCAACAGATCTGATGCAAAAGAGGTGTACTGTTTCACTAGTTGTGGGCACACTAGGATGGCCAAAGCCACAGTGAACAGCATAAAAT
This genomic stretch from Megalobrama amblycephala isolate DHTTF-2021 linkage group LG2, ASM1881202v1, whole genome shotgun sequence harbors:
- the LOC125263254 gene encoding uncharacterized protein LOC125263254 isoform X1: MYIFVCLCAVSELSRVWSQRGLKCRIRSLQLRSCPFCSKPSVWFLFQRYAVIKFPQDNTVDVVPSNWLEVTKEAIYCYWPRKNFTAKAKRRDTPDTTFWSKHVAVVMVYADSYEEARLKANQATVTSNLESDEEPSRRPVRPPARYRRQLDSGDDEDSPPPPKTRILSTPKFTPRKEYFGERCHLSVQEPETAMSDRETQHEGGIKYLNDYRMT